In Treponema primitia ZAS-2, a genomic segment contains:
- a CDS encoding septum formation initiator family protein — protein MRILKYLIAVWTTIAIYTVSAYLVGPTGILALKQLSVERDKQQSNIEALKELNQELEGTMNALKYDSDTIMVYARELGYGTGPEHFVRIVGLGGTRKQRATAGQITVPRAPNAIPDRILWFIAICTGAALLVLLSITEFIQERRIRWRYYK, from the coding sequence ATGCGTATCTTGAAATACCTCATAGCAGTCTGGACAACCATTGCAATCTATACGGTCTCGGCCTATCTCGTGGGGCCTACGGGTATTTTGGCCCTTAAACAGCTTTCTGTGGAACGGGACAAACAACAGTCGAATATTGAAGCCCTCAAGGAACTTAACCAGGAACTGGAAGGGACCATGAATGCCCTGAAGTACGATTCTGATACAATTATGGTTTATGCCCGGGAATTGGGGTACGGTACTGGGCCTGAACATTTTGTACGTATAGTAGGCCTGGGAGGTACCAGGAAACAGCGGGCCACCGCCGGGCAAATTACGGTTCCCCGGGCGCCGAATGCCATTCCCGACAGGATACTCTGGTTTATTGCCATTTGTACCGGCGCCGCTTTGCTTGTTCTGCTGAGTATTACCGAATTTATCCAGGAGCGCCGTATACGCTGGCGATACTACAAGTAA
- a CDS encoding TP0183 family DNA metabolism protein: MKRILLSFCFIPFLWSLDAQENKPVIQLMPFTIEGLGLEESRFIEALIQSYVGDIGELEMRFTTPDYIISGSIILDQDSPILSLDIIKTSTGERAYYKSTYKTTTDLALKARSLVETAFSMTNPSPAVGMGPSAHEEAPQTEIPQETLSEGKILGTWRGDTGVEIVRLQPGGTGRAILSSGVQMSLVYRIDGNTLKVTQNSPNTERFYYPIPFDIARELKAQAEPWQWELFLYEEGTVLRGIKTSTEVEYEDNRIIELRPGSIREAEWTKPTR, encoded by the coding sequence ATGAAAAGGATACTTTTGTCCTTTTGTTTCATACCCTTCCTCTGGTCCCTGGATGCCCAGGAAAATAAACCTGTAATCCAGCTTATGCCCTTTACCATTGAGGGCTTGGGCTTGGAAGAATCCCGGTTTATCGAAGCCCTGATACAGTCCTATGTGGGCGATATCGGAGAGTTGGAGATGCGGTTCACCACCCCGGATTATATAATCTCCGGAAGCATCATCCTGGATCAGGACAGTCCAATCCTGTCCCTGGACATTATCAAAACCAGTACCGGTGAACGGGCCTACTATAAGTCCACCTATAAAACTACCACTGATTTGGCTCTGAAGGCCCGTTCCCTGGTGGAAACGGCTTTTTCCATGACGAACCCTTCGCCCGCAGTTGGCATGGGGCCTTCCGCCCATGAAGAGGCGCCTCAAACGGAAATACCCCAGGAAACCCTTTCGGAAGGGAAAATTCTGGGGACCTGGCGGGGAGATACAGGTGTGGAGATAGTCCGCCTCCAGCCGGGAGGAACCGGCAGGGCTATCCTTTCTTCAGGCGTCCAGATGAGCCTGGTCTACCGAATTGATGGAAATACCCTGAAGGTAACTCAAAATTCCCCCAACACTGAACGGTTTTACTACCCCATCCCCTTTGATATTGCCCGGGAATTGAAGGCCCAAGCAGAACCCTGGCAGTGGGAACTCTTTCTTTACGAGGAAGGCACGGTTTTACGGGGTATAAAAACATCCACCGAAGTGGAGTATGAGGACAACCGGATTATAGAATTGCGTCCCGGATCTATCCGCGAAGCTGAATGGACAAAGCCAACCCGCTAG